From a single Sphingosinicellaceae bacterium genomic region:
- a CDS encoding sel1 repeat family protein, with protein MTIAAINALRPDEVARRLSGSPEQAARFIGEAAAAGSAEACATYGQLLLDGQGVARDPVAALRWFGVAAAQGHLAAINMVGRCHDLGWGTPVDKVSAARWFKRAAERGLDWGMYNWGTALALGAGVPEDKAAALGWFERAAVLGNAKAVNFIGSFHEDGWVVPRNVGRAAEFYERAAAGGDFRGQFNHGRMLVAAGRVEDARLWFERALAGGTERFRGQAGEWLAEHVPDFSRHPRLRGHDDARRGAS; from the coding sequence GTGACGATCGCCGCGATCAACGCGCTGCGACCCGATGAAGTCGCGCGTCGCCTGTCGGGTTCGCCCGAACAGGCGGCGCGCTTCATCGGCGAGGCCGCGGCGGCGGGATCGGCGGAAGCTTGCGCGACCTATGGCCAACTGCTGCTCGACGGGCAGGGCGTGGCGCGCGATCCGGTTGCTGCACTGCGCTGGTTCGGCGTCGCGGCGGCGCAGGGCCATCTCGCGGCGATCAACATGGTCGGACGCTGCCACGACCTCGGCTGGGGCACACCGGTCGACAAGGTTTCCGCCGCCCGCTGGTTCAAGCGCGCCGCCGAGCGCGGGCTCGACTGGGGCATGTACAATTGGGGGACGGCGCTCGCGCTCGGTGCCGGCGTGCCCGAAGACAAGGCGGCGGCGCTTGGCTGGTTCGAGCGAGCGGCAGTGCTCGGCAATGCCAAGGCGGTGAACTTTATCGGCAGCTTCCACGAGGATGGCTGGGTCGTGCCGCGCAACGTCGGCCGAGCAGCGGAATTCTATGAGCGAGCGGCTGCCGGCGGGGACTTCCGCGGGCAGTTCAACCACGGCCGGATGCTGGTCGCGGCGGGCCGGGTCGAGGATGCACGGCTTTGGTTCGAGCGGGCGCTGGCGGGCGGGACCGAGCGGTTTCGGGGGCAGGCGGGGGAGTGGCTGGCGGAGCATGTTCCCGATTTCTCCCGTCATCCCCGCCTTCGCGGCCATGACGATGCTCGCCGCGGCGCGTCATGA
- the nadC gene encoding carboxylating nicotinate-nucleotide diphosphorylase, producing MIPDFDLHAFVAATLAEDLGRGGDVTSNAVIPADARLSAVLASRDAVTVAGLPIAAAFFTALDPAATVEILVAEGTAVAPGTPLLRVEGNARALLAAERSALNTAQHLTGIATVTRSYVDAIAGTGAILLDTRKTLPGLRALEKYATRTGGATNHRMRLDDGVMIKDNHIAVAGGVDAAVRAAKAAGLKGIVVEVDRIDQISPALAAGADRLLLDNMGPAVLREAVALVAGLVPTEASGGVNLQTIRNIAETGVTYISVGRITQSAPAADIGMDYV from the coding sequence ATGATCCCTGACTTCGACCTCCACGCGTTCGTTGCCGCCACCCTCGCTGAGGATTTGGGAAGGGGCGGCGACGTCACCTCGAACGCGGTCATTCCCGCCGACGCGCGCCTGTCGGCAGTGCTCGCCAGCCGTGATGCGGTGACGGTTGCCGGGCTGCCGATCGCGGCGGCGTTCTTCACCGCGCTCGACCCCGCAGCCACGGTCGAGATCCTGGTCGCCGAGGGCACCGCCGTCGCGCCGGGCACACCGCTGCTGCGGGTCGAGGGCAACGCGCGCGCGCTGCTCGCCGCCGAGCGCTCCGCACTCAACACGGCGCAACATCTGACCGGCATCGCGACTGTCACCCGGAGCTATGTCGACGCGATTGCCGGGACCGGCGCGATCCTCCTCGATACCCGCAAGACGCTGCCCGGCCTGCGCGCGCTGGAGAAATACGCGACCCGCACCGGCGGCGCGACCAACCATCGGATGCGCCTCGACGACGGCGTGATGATCAAGGACAACCACATCGCGGTCGCGGGCGGGGTCGATGCCGCGGTGCGCGCGGCGAAGGCGGCGGGGCTGAAGGGTATCGTCGTCGAGGTCGACCGCATCGACCAGATTTCGCCCGCGCTGGCGGCCGGTGCGGATCGGCTGCTGCTCGACAACATGGGGCCGGCGGTGCTGCGCGAGGCGGTGGCGCTGGTTGCCGGGCTGGTGCCGACCGAGGCCTCGGGCGGCGTCAATCTCCAGACCATCCGCAATATCGCTGAAACCGGCGTGACCTACATCTCGGTCGGGCGCATCACCCAAAGCGCGCCGGCCGCCGATATCGGGATGGATTATGTTTAA
- a CDS encoding TCR/Tet family MFS transporter, whose translation MRHALAFIFVTVLIDSIGFGIVIPVFPQLIVHLTGRTVANAAIVSGWLGLGYAAMQFVCGPIIGGLSDRFGRRPVLLASLAAFGLDYIAMAFAPTLAWLFASRLVAGATGASFGTAYAYIADVSPPERRAANFGIAGMGFGLGFIIGPVLGGLLAKYGAQVPFLVAAGLALLNVAYGWFVLPESLAPELRRPFDWKRANPVGALLRLKRYQPVVLGLAAATFLWVIGFQSLPLIWNFYTIAKFGWSPDQVGYSLAFVGLVSVLMQGFVSRKLLPKFGERRVIVTGALSGIAAYLTYCFAQTGWQLYVGIVVGALSGLVYQSLQGLMSSQVGPSEQGELQGAISSVYAVAAIIGPVAMTQVFAHFAARDTVPYLPGAPFLLSAVLSVAMLAVFVVLRPRGGPSGTAPAR comes from the coding sequence ATCCGGCACGCGCTCGCCTTCATCTTCGTGACAGTGCTGATCGATTCGATCGGCTTCGGCATCGTCATCCCGGTGTTTCCGCAGCTCATCGTCCACCTCACCGGGCGCACGGTCGCGAACGCGGCGATCGTCAGCGGCTGGCTTGGGCTCGGCTATGCGGCGATGCAGTTCGTCTGCGGGCCGATCATCGGAGGGCTGTCGGACCGCTTCGGGCGGCGGCCGGTGCTGCTCGCCAGTCTCGCGGCGTTCGGGCTCGACTATATCGCAATGGCGTTCGCGCCCACCCTTGCGTGGCTGTTCGCGTCGCGGCTGGTGGCGGGCGCGACCGGCGCGTCGTTCGGCACCGCCTACGCTTATATCGCCGACGTCAGCCCGCCCGAACGCCGCGCCGCCAACTTCGGGATCGCGGGCATGGGCTTCGGCCTCGGCTTCATCATCGGGCCGGTGCTGGGCGGCCTGCTGGCGAAATACGGCGCGCAGGTGCCCTTCCTCGTCGCTGCCGGGCTGGCGCTGCTCAACGTCGCCTACGGCTGGTTCGTGCTGCCCGAGAGCCTGGCACCCGAGCTCCGACGCCCGTTCGACTGGAAGCGCGCCAACCCCGTCGGCGCCTTGCTCCGCCTCAAGCGCTACCAGCCGGTCGTGCTCGGGCTGGCAGCGGCGACCTTCCTGTGGGTGATCGGCTTCCAGTCGCTGCCGCTGATCTGGAATTTCTACACCATCGCCAAGTTCGGCTGGTCGCCCGACCAGGTCGGCTACAGCCTCGCCTTCGTCGGGCTCGTATCGGTGCTCATGCAGGGCTTCGTGTCGCGCAAGCTGCTGCCGAAGTTCGGGGAGCGCCGGGTCATTGTGACGGGCGCACTAAGCGGCATCGCGGCCTACCTGACCTATTGTTTCGCGCAGACAGGTTGGCAGCTGTATGTCGGCATCGTCGTCGGTGCGCTGTCGGGCCTCGTCTACCAGTCGCTGCAGGGCCTGATGTCGAGCCAAGTCGGCCCGAGCGAACAGGGCGAATTGCAAGGCGCAATCTCGAGCGTCTACGCGGTCGCTGCAATCATCGGTCCGGTAGCAATGACCCAGGTGTTCGCGCACTTCGCAGCCCGGGACACCGTGCCATACCTGCCCGGCGCCCCGTTCCTGCTTTCCGCCGTGCTCAGCGTCGCAATGCTAGCGGTCTTCGTCGTGCTGAGGCCTAGAGGCGGCCCATCAGGAACAGCACCAGCACGATAA
- a CDS encoding PepSY-associated TM helix domain-containing protein, which produces MIRLNQSGLLFVPKSWQRAKVINWLKRIHAWTGFWGALIFLLMGASGFLLNHRDTLKIDTGKPVEVNAMTIAVAPGTITDADGLGRWAKQALGMHAEARPPRAGPGDGGRGRGDGPGRGRGERAGREGGEGAAREAAPDRRFMGRKLPEIEQWTRVFNLADGKVTVEYVPGASFVSAKREDAGALNTMKNLHKGVGLSVLWVLFIDTVAGALITMSLTGFLLWSRLHGGRLLAGGIVAVSLGVAVAGVAPYL; this is translated from the coding sequence GTGATACGCCTCAACCAGTCCGGCCTGTTGTTCGTCCCCAAGAGCTGGCAGCGCGCCAAGGTCATCAACTGGCTCAAGCGTATCCACGCGTGGACCGGCTTCTGGGGCGCGCTGATCTTCCTGCTGATGGGCGCGAGCGGCTTCCTGCTCAACCACCGCGACACCCTCAAGATCGACACCGGCAAGCCGGTCGAGGTCAATGCCATGACGATCGCCGTCGCGCCCGGGACGATCACCGACGCCGATGGACTGGGCCGCTGGGCGAAGCAGGCGCTCGGCATGCACGCGGAAGCCAGACCGCCGCGCGCTGGTCCCGGTGATGGTGGTCGCGGGCGCGGCGACGGCCCCGGACGCGGTCGCGGCGAGCGCGCCGGTCGTGAAGGCGGCGAGGGCGCAGCTCGCGAGGCCGCTCCCGACCGCCGCTTCATGGGCCGCAAGCTGCCCGAGATCGAACAGTGGACCCGGGTCTTCAACCTCGCCGACGGCAAGGTGACCGTCGAGTACGTTCCCGGTGCCAGCTTCGTCTCGGCAAAGCGCGAAGACGCTGGCGCGCTCAACACCATGAAGAACCTGCACAAGGGCGTCGGGCTCAGCGTCCTCTGGGTGCTGTTCATCGACACCGTCGCAGGCGCGCTGATCACCATGAGCCTGACCGGGTTCCTGTTGTGGTCGCGGCTGCACGGCGGGCGGCTGCTGGCGGGCGGGATTGTCGCGGTCAGCCTCGGCGTCGCGGTCGCCGGGGTCGCGCCCTACCTCTAG
- a CDS encoding Fe2+-dependent dioxygenase: protein MMIIPAVLTPAELTEIRALVDPAEWIDGNVTSGSQSALAKTNEQLPEDSDAASAAGNLVLDALARSALFVAAALPLRVYPPLFNRYWVGQGFGDHVDSAVRIRRGRDFRIRTDLSATLFLADPDSYDGGELVVSNGRGVKGAAGDMVLYPASSVHRVEPVTRGVRVASFFWVQSMVRSESDRAMLFELDQAVQGLGALQGAGHPEIVRLTGVYHNLLRRCAEL, encoded by the coding sequence ATGATGATCATCCCTGCCGTGCTCACTCCCGCCGAGCTTACCGAGATCCGCGCTCTCGTCGATCCGGCCGAGTGGATCGACGGCAACGTCACCTCAGGCAGCCAGTCGGCGCTCGCCAAGACCAACGAGCAACTCCCCGAGGATAGCGACGCGGCGAGTGCGGCGGGCAACCTCGTCCTCGATGCGCTGGCACGCTCTGCGCTGTTCGTCGCGGCCGCCTTGCCGCTCCGGGTCTATCCGCCGCTGTTCAATCGCTATTGGGTCGGGCAGGGCTTCGGCGACCATGTCGACAGCGCGGTCCGCATCCGGCGCGGCCGCGACTTCCGCATCCGCACCGACCTGTCGGCAACCCTCTTCCTCGCCGACCCGGACAGCTACGACGGCGGCGAGCTGGTCGTCAGCAATGGCCGCGGTGTCAAAGGCGCCGCGGGCGACATGGTCCTTTATCCCGCATCGAGCGTCCACCGGGTCGAGCCGGTAACGCGCGGCGTCCGCGTTGCTTCATTCTTCTGGGTCCAGTCGATGGTGCGTTCCGAAAGCGACCGCGCGATGCTGTTCGAACTCGACCAGGCCGTACAGGGGCTCGGTGCGCTCCAGGGCGCAGGCCACCCGGAGATCGTCCGCCTCACCGGCGTCTACCACAATCTGTTGCGCCGCTGCGCCGAGCTTTAG
- a CDS encoding DUF2855 family protein produces the protein MIIEVSRDDLRVTRAVERPAEPGPGQAAFAVERFALTSNNVTYAAHGVDMRYWDFFSAPGEWGVVPVWGFGRVTASNVEGLEIGERFYGYWPMADAVVLTPVKVTRRGFVDGAAHRSELAAVYNGYGRATDLPGDEALHMLFRPLYVTSFLLDLACGDGGTAVLSSASSKTAMGLAHALKARGGWTVIGLTSERNLGFVEATGLYDSVALYDEVDGLKVAGRNVYVDFAGDGAVRAAVHNRFADALASSIVVGDTHWEVSGAGQPLPGPRPEFFFAPTIMAERLAEWGQAGFDERLAVGWQGFTAAVAPWLRVVAVEGVEAARASWTRMASGDVDPAEGLVVRV, from the coding sequence ATGATCATCGAAGTGAGCCGCGACGACCTGCGCGTTACCCGCGCCGTCGAGCGTCCCGCCGAGCCTGGCCCGGGGCAAGCGGCCTTCGCCGTCGAGCGCTTCGCCCTGACCTCGAACAACGTCACCTACGCCGCCCACGGCGTCGACATGCGCTACTGGGACTTCTTCTCGGCTCCCGGCGAGTGGGGCGTCGTGCCGGTCTGGGGCTTCGGGCGCGTCACCGCCTCGAACGTCGAGGGCTTGGAGATCGGGGAGCGCTTCTATGGCTATTGGCCGATGGCGGACGCGGTCGTGCTGACCCCGGTCAAGGTCACGCGGCGTGGCTTCGTCGATGGTGCCGCGCATCGCAGCGAACTCGCGGCGGTCTACAATGGCTACGGGCGCGCCACCGACCTGCCCGGCGACGAGGCGCTGCACATGCTGTTCCGGCCGCTCTACGTGACCTCGTTCCTGCTCGACTTGGCCTGTGGCGACGGCGGCACCGCGGTCCTGTCGAGCGCCTCGTCGAAGACCGCGATGGGCCTTGCCCATGCCCTGAAGGCGCGCGGCGGCTGGACGGTCATCGGCCTGACGTCGGAGCGCAACCTCGGCTTCGTCGAGGCGACCGGGCTGTACGACAGCGTCGCCCTCTATGACGAGGTCGACGGTCTGAAGGTCGCGGGGCGGAATGTCTATGTCGACTTCGCCGGCGACGGCGCGGTGCGCGCCGCAGTCCACAACCGCTTCGCCGATGCCCTCGCGTCGAGCATCGTCGTCGGGGACACGCACTGGGAGGTCAGCGGCGCCGGCCAGCCGCTGCCCGGCCCACGCCCCGAGTTCTTCTTCGCCCCGACGATCATGGCGGAACGGCTGGCGGAATGGGGGCAGGCGGGCTTCGACGAGCGGCTGGCCGTGGGATGGCAGGGGTTCACTGCCGCGGTCGCGCCGTGGCTGCGGGTGGTCGCGGTCGAGGGGGTAGAGGCGGCGCGGGCGTCTTGGACGCGGATGGCGAGTGGCGATGTCGATCCGGCGGAGGGACTGGTCGTACGGGTCTGA
- a CDS encoding amino acid racemase, translating into MMTVGVMGGMGPAATLDFLQKLHAATPATGDEDHLRVLTDSDPRIPGRNAALRGDGPSPFRGLVRMACGLVDAGAELLAMPCNAAHVWAGDIQGAVDVPFVSMIDAAADVIAASGAKRVGVLAADATLRSGLYRNALASRGVGVIDVDPTAVMPLIMRIKSGDTGPELRAAMAGLAAGLVAQGADTVLAACTEVPLVLGQGDVTVPFVDATAALVGAVLARALVAPVTPT; encoded by the coding sequence ATGATGACGGTCGGGGTGATGGGCGGCATGGGCCCGGCGGCGACGCTCGATTTCCTGCAAAAGCTTCACGCCGCGACGCCCGCAACGGGCGACGAGGATCATCTGCGCGTGCTCACCGATTCCGATCCGCGTATCCCGGGGCGCAACGCGGCGCTGCGCGGCGACGGGCCGTCGCCCTTTCGGGGGCTGGTCCGGATGGCGTGCGGGCTGGTCGACGCGGGAGCGGAGCTGCTGGCGATGCCGTGCAACGCCGCGCACGTCTGGGCGGGCGATATCCAGGGCGCGGTCGACGTACCGTTCGTCAGCATGATCGACGCCGCCGCCGACGTGATCGCCGCGAGCGGCGCGAAGCGGGTCGGGGTCCTCGCCGCCGACGCGACGCTGCGCTCGGGCCTGTACCGCAACGCGCTTGCGTCCCGCGGCGTCGGGGTGATCGACGTCGACCCGACCGCGGTCATGCCATTGATCATGCGCATCAAGAGTGGCGACACCGGCCCCGAACTCCGCGCCGCGATGGCCGGGCTGGCGGCCGGGCTGGTCGCCCAGGGTGCCGACACGGTGCTGGCGGCATGTACCGAGGTGCCGCTGGTGCTCGGGCAGGGCGACGTCACGGTGCCGTTCGTCGACGCGACCGCCGCGCTGGTCGGCGCTGTCCTCGCGCGCGCTCTTGTCGCACCCGTCACACCAACGTAA
- a CDS encoding MFS transporter, with product MATVAMDGGAITLDVKRDRLVILASSLGTVFEWYDFFVYGTLAALLGNYFFPSDNSGAALLKSLAAFGVGFGVRPLGAIVFGYFGDRVGRKYTFLATITLMGLATALVGVLPTYQEVGLWAPAGLLALRILQGLALGGEYGGAAIYVAEHAPAEKRGFYTSFIQASVVGGFLLSIIVVLGVTALVGKDNFVAWGWRIPFIFSLFLLALSLWIRLKLQESPIFTAMKTAGKASANPIRDSLREPGNLRPVLVALFGIAAGLTVIWYTAQFQTLFFLQQAARVDQMSAQIILGIAACISAPLFVLAGWVSDKIGRKPLIVAGYGLTLIFLFPLFHMIADAANPALAAASKRAPVRIGNAACGYNPFASGKQDSVCGQVLDYFAKKGVPYRKIKGSGDEVVPIPIVTIGGYRMEGLVPAKFEAALRASGYPGSVDPATGKWDLRADPAERNDLVILFACVMLGLLSAMTYGPVAAVLVELFPARIRYTSLSVPYHIGTGYFGGFLPFVAQFIVVKTGNIFGGLWYTFAVVAVALVVTVLFLPETRKRDICA from the coding sequence ATGGCGACGGTAGCGATGGATGGCGGGGCGATAACGCTCGACGTAAAGCGCGATCGACTGGTCATCCTCGCGTCGTCGCTCGGCACGGTCTTCGAGTGGTACGACTTCTTCGTCTACGGCACGCTCGCGGCGCTGCTGGGGAACTACTTCTTTCCCTCCGACAACAGCGGTGCGGCGCTGCTGAAAAGCCTCGCGGCGTTCGGCGTCGGGTTCGGGGTGCGGCCGCTCGGGGCGATCGTCTTCGGCTATTTCGGCGACCGTGTCGGACGCAAGTACACCTTCCTCGCGACGATCACCCTGATGGGGCTGGCGACCGCGCTGGTCGGCGTGCTGCCGACCTACCAGGAGGTCGGGCTGTGGGCTCCTGCGGGCCTGCTCGCGCTGCGCATCCTGCAAGGCCTCGCGCTCGGCGGCGAATACGGCGGCGCGGCGATCTACGTGGCCGAGCATGCCCCGGCCGAGAAGCGCGGCTTTTACACCAGCTTCATCCAGGCCTCGGTCGTCGGCGGTTTCCTGCTGTCGATCATCGTCGTGCTCGGGGTGACGGCGCTGGTCGGCAAGGATAATTTTGTCGCCTGGGGCTGGCGCATTCCGTTCATCTTCTCGCTGTTCCTGCTGGCGCTGTCGCTGTGGATACGGCTCAAGCTCCAGGAGAGCCCGATCTTCACGGCGATGAAGACCGCCGGCAAGGCGTCGGCGAACCCGATCCGCGACAGCCTGCGCGAGCCCGGCAACCTGCGCCCGGTGCTGGTCGCGCTGTTCGGCATCGCCGCCGGACTGACGGTGATCTGGTACACCGCGCAATTCCAGACTTTGTTCTTCCTCCAGCAGGCGGCGCGGGTCGACCAGATGAGCGCGCAGATCATCCTCGGCATCGCGGCCTGCATCTCGGCCCCGCTATTCGTTCTGGCGGGCTGGGTGTCCGACAAGATCGGCCGCAAGCCGTTGATCGTGGCGGGCTACGGCCTGACCCTGATCTTCCTGTTCCCGCTGTTCCACATGATCGCCGACGCGGCCAACCCGGCGCTCGCAGCAGCCTCGAAGCGCGCGCCGGTCCGCATCGGGAACGCAGCGTGCGGCTACAACCCCTTCGCCAGCGGCAAGCAGGACAGTGTCTGCGGGCAGGTGCTCGACTATTTCGCCAAGAAGGGCGTGCCCTACCGCAAGATCAAGGGCAGCGGCGACGAGGTCGTGCCGATCCCGATCGTCACCATCGGCGGCTACCGCATGGAGGGCCTCGTGCCCGCGAAGTTCGAGGCGGCGTTGCGCGCTTCCGGCTACCCGGGCTCTGTGGATCCCGCGACCGGCAAGTGGGACCTGCGCGCCGACCCCGCGGAGCGCAACGACCTCGTCATCCTGTTCGCCTGCGTCATGCTCGGGCTGCTCAGCGCAATGACCTACGGGCCGGTTGCTGCGGTTCTCGTCGAGCTGTTCCCGGCGCGCATCCGCTACACCTCGCTGTCGGTGCCCTACCACATCGGCACCGGCTATTTTGGCGGCTTCCTGCCGTTCGTGGCGCAGTTCATCGTGGTCAAGACCGGCAACATCTTCGGCGGGCTCTGGTACACGTTCGCTGTCGTCGCGGTGGCGCTGGTGGTGACCGTGCTGTTCCTCCCGGAGACCCGGAAGCGGGATATCTGCGCATGA
- a CDS encoding CoA transferase produces the protein MTGPLHGIRVVDLSQIVSGPMAACILSDQGADVIKVETPGGDPVRTLGPRKGDLSSMFITVNRGKRGIVLDLKQPAACDILCGLIKGADVLLENFRPGAIERLGFGYERCREINPRLVFASINGFGPDGPYANIRVYDPVVQAVSGLAATQVDTDGRIGLIRSLIADKVTALTAAQAITAALFQRERTGIGQRVDIAMLDAAVAFNWADGMYNHCFVDDAPPPFPEYGSMMRLWTAADGQVAVGSLQNSEFFALARAVGLPELADDERLRSVGGRMAHRQEWTPKLSAALKATDLDTLMAAFIREGAVGGRVNTLDRVIDDPQVRHNGIVAEIDHGAEGRVQTPRPAARFGAGGDATLRPAPHMGEHSRAVLRELGRDDAAIDALIATGAVLAA, from the coding sequence GTGACCGGCCCCCTCCACGGTATCCGCGTCGTCGACCTCAGCCAGATCGTCTCCGGCCCGATGGCGGCGTGCATCCTCTCCGACCAGGGCGCCGACGTGATCAAGGTCGAAACTCCCGGCGGCGACCCGGTGCGGACGCTCGGCCCGCGCAAGGGCGACCTGTCGTCGATGTTCATCACGGTCAACCGCGGCAAACGCGGCATCGTCCTCGACCTCAAGCAGCCCGCCGCCTGCGACATCCTGTGCGGCCTGATCAAGGGCGCCGACGTGCTGCTCGAGAACTTCCGTCCCGGCGCGATCGAACGGCTCGGCTTCGGCTACGAGCGCTGCCGGGAGATCAATCCGCGGCTGGTCTTCGCCTCGATCAACGGCTTCGGCCCCGACGGTCCCTATGCCAATATCCGGGTCTATGATCCGGTCGTGCAGGCGGTGTCGGGCCTCGCCGCGACGCAGGTCGACACCGATGGCCGCATCGGCCTGATCCGCTCGCTGATCGCCGACAAGGTCACCGCCCTGACCGCGGCGCAGGCGATCACCGCGGCCCTGTTCCAGCGCGAGCGCACCGGCATCGGGCAGCGCGTCGACATCGCCATGCTCGACGCGGCGGTCGCCTTCAACTGGGCGGACGGGATGTACAACCACTGCTTCGTCGACGATGCACCGCCGCCCTTCCCGGAGTACGGTTCGATGATGCGGCTATGGACGGCGGCTGACGGCCAGGTCGCGGTCGGATCGTTGCAGAACAGCGAGTTCTTCGCGTTGGCTCGTGCAGTGGGTTTGCCCGAGCTTGCCGACGATGAGCGGCTGCGCAGCGTCGGCGGCCGCATGGCGCACCGTCAGGAGTGGACGCCCAAGCTGTCGGCGGCGCTCAAGGCGACCGACCTCGACACGCTGATGGCGGCGTTCATCCGCGAGGGTGCGGTCGGCGGGCGGGTCAACACGCTGGACCGCGTCATCGACGATCCGCAGGTCCGCCACAACGGCATCGTCGCCGAAATCGACCATGGTGCCGAGGGCCGGGTGCAGACCCCGCGACCCGCCGCTCGGTTCGGCGCGGGCGGCGACGCAACCCTGCGTCCGGCGCCGCACATGGGCGAGCACAGCCGTGCCGTCCTGCGTGAGCTCGGCCGCGACGACGCAGCGATCGATGCGTTGATCGCGACCGGCGCGGTCCTCGCCGCCTGA
- a CDS encoding ribonuclease T: protein MFKQIVAFVVLIAASAAQAATSCAIPPNLTPAPVGPSEEQRILPVEKFVLAYYWWPENCRQYPGEGCSQHFGLKLHGLWPDGAGETWPQFCRTPTALPVATVRANWCMTPAVTLLQHEWAKHGTCFWPNADAFFADERRLYDKYPMPELDKLKGKLTAGDIRDAIVTANPELPREAIFVGTAKKQWLTEVRICLNVSYRPMPCEDGKVGAADRVPVRVRPR, encoded by the coding sequence ATGTTTAAGCAGATCGTTGCGTTCGTCGTCCTGATCGCAGCGAGCGCGGCGCAGGCCGCGACCAGTTGCGCGATCCCGCCGAACCTGACCCCGGCACCCGTCGGACCGTCGGAGGAGCAGCGCATCCTGCCGGTCGAGAAGTTCGTGCTCGCTTATTACTGGTGGCCCGAGAACTGCCGCCAGTATCCGGGTGAGGGCTGCAGCCAGCATTTCGGCCTGAAGCTACACGGCCTGTGGCCCGACGGGGCAGGCGAGACCTGGCCGCAGTTTTGCCGCACCCCGACCGCGCTCCCGGTCGCCACGGTGCGCGCCAACTGGTGTATGACCCCGGCCGTCACCCTGCTCCAGCACGAGTGGGCCAAGCACGGCACCTGCTTCTGGCCCAACGCCGACGCCTTCTTCGCCGACGAACGCCGGCTTTACGACAAATACCCGATGCCCGAGCTCGACAAGTTGAAGGGCAAACTCACCGCCGGCGACATCCGTGACGCCATTGTCACCGCCAACCCGGAACTGCCGCGCGAGGCGATCTTCGTCGGCACCGCCAAGAAGCAGTGGCTGACCGAAGTCCGCATCTGCCTCAACGTCAGCTATCGCCCGATGCCGTGCGAGGACGGCAAGGTCGGTGCCGCCGACCGCGTGCCGGTGCGGGTACGGCCGCGCTGA
- a CDS encoding DUF3309 domain-containing protein, translated as MSLGTILLIVVILLLIGALPNWGYSSGWGYGPSGILGVVVVIVLVLFLMGRL; from the coding sequence ATGTCGCTTGGTACCATTCTCCTCATCGTCGTCATCCTGCTGTTGATCGGCGCGCTGCCGAACTGGGGCTATTCGAGCGGCTGGGGTTACGGCCCGTCGGGCATTCTCGGCGTCGTCGTCGTTATCGTGCTGGTGCTGTTCCTGATGGGCCGCCTCTAG
- a CDS encoding D-cysteine desulfhydrase, producing the protein MDLARFPRRRYTPGFTAIEPMRHLSDDTGCDLWIKRDDQLGLAGGGNKTRKLEFLVADALAQGADTLITVGAPQSNHCRLTLAAAVHEGLRCRLVIEERVAGSYDAAAIGNNLLFDLMGVEARTVVPAGTDLAAAMGAEAEIVRAAGRKPYLIAGGGSTPLGALGYVSCAQEIIAQSFEQGVAFDRIVVASGSAGTHAGLAVGLRAASWDGRLTGINVRRPRAEQEGNVFALAETTAALLGVVPPPRDAIECLDDWVGPGYSLPSPEMIAAVRTAASREGVLLDPVYTGKAFAGLLGLIARGEIAPGERALFVHTGGAPVLHAYAGVLRS; encoded by the coding sequence ATGGACCTCGCCCGCTTCCCGCGCCGCCGCTACACGCCCGGCTTCACTGCCATCGAGCCGATGCGGCACCTGTCCGATGACACCGGCTGCGACCTGTGGATCAAGCGCGATGATCAGCTCGGGCTGGCCGGCGGCGGCAACAAGACCCGCAAGCTCGAATTCCTCGTCGCCGACGCGCTGGCGCAGGGGGCGGACACCCTGATCACCGTCGGTGCGCCACAGTCGAACCACTGCCGGCTGACCCTGGCCGCCGCGGTCCACGAGGGGCTGCGTTGCCGCCTCGTCATTGAGGAGCGCGTCGCGGGCAGCTACGACGCCGCGGCGATCGGCAACAACCTGCTGTTCGACCTGATGGGTGTCGAGGCCAGGACCGTCGTTCCCGCCGGCACCGACCTTGCCGCGGCGATGGGCGCGGAGGCCGAGATCGTCCGCGCCGCCGGCCGCAAGCCGTATCTGATCGCGGGCGGCGGCTCGACCCCGCTCGGCGCGCTCGGCTATGTGTCGTGCGCGCAGGAGATCATCGCGCAGTCGTTCGAGCAAGGCGTCGCCTTCGACCGCATCGTCGTCGCTAGCGGCAGCGCCGGGACCCACGCGGGCCTCGCGGTCGGGCTCCGTGCCGCAAGCTGGGACGGCCGCCTGACCGGGATCAACGTCCGCCGCCCGCGGGCCGAGCAGGAGGGCAATGTCTTCGCGCTTGCCGAGACAACCGCCGCGCTGCTCGGGGTCGTGCCGCCGCCGCGCGACGCCATCGAGTGCCTCGATGACTGGGTCGGCCCGGGCTATTCGCTGCCCTCGCCCGAGATGATCGCCGCGGTCCGCACCGCCGCGAGCCGCGAAGGCGTCCTGCTCGACCCCGTGTACACCGGCAAGGCCTTCGCCGGCCTGCTCGGGCTGATCGCACGCGGCGAGATCGCGCCGGGCGAGCGCGCGCTGTTCGTCCACACCGGCGGCGCGCCGGTCCTTCACGCTTATGCCGGGGTGCTGCGCTCATGA